The following proteins are encoded in a genomic region of Aliiroseovarius sp. F47248L:
- a CDS encoding 1-(5-phosphoribosyl)-5-[(5-phosphoribosylamino)methylideneamino] imidazole-4-carboxamide isomerase — protein sequence MIIYPTLELQNGRCVSLRRGRLEEPSIWHVDPVETAQSFVEVGAEWIHITDFDAVDGVGENSALIEDIIKHTGCSVQVAGGVRTRDIVENWIDKGVGRVVLGSIAARDPDMVKELANRHPDQIVLAADIWQGQLMTDGWRNPVAITPESFLASFADVPLASVLITDIDSDIDQPDAQLGLLSKLAGKTRHQVIAAGTVHELDDVARLKYVPNIAGTLIGRALFSKNVDLSEALEVARPEPEARAEFI from the coding sequence ATGATCATCTATCCGACACTTGAATTGCAGAACGGGCGTTGCGTATCTTTGCGTCGGGGGCGTCTTGAGGAACCCTCGATCTGGCACGTAGACCCGGTGGAGACGGCGCAAAGCTTCGTCGAAGTAGGCGCCGAATGGATACACATCACTGACTTCGACGCGGTTGACGGTGTAGGCGAGAACTCCGCGCTGATTGAAGATATCATTAAACATACTGGATGCTCGGTTCAGGTTGCGGGTGGAGTCCGCACCCGCGATATCGTTGAAAACTGGATCGATAAAGGAGTTGGACGTGTTGTGCTGGGCTCTATCGCGGCGCGTGATCCAGACATGGTGAAAGAACTTGCCAACAGACATCCCGACCAGATCGTGTTGGCGGCCGATATCTGGCAGGGCCAATTGATGACTGATGGCTGGCGCAACCCCGTGGCGATTACACCCGAGAGTTTCCTGGCATCCTTTGCAGATGTTCCGCTGGCCAGTGTTCTGATCACCGATATCGACAGCGACATTGACCAACCCGACGCTCAGCTTGGTCTTCTGAGCAAGCTGGCGGGGAAAACCAGACATCAGGTCATTGCCGCTGGCACTGTCCATGAGTTGGATGATGTCGCGCGACTAAAATATGTTCCCAATATCGCGGGCACTCTGATTGGGCGTGCACTGTTCTCGAAAAACGTGGATTTGAGCGAGGCGCTTGAAGTGGCGCGGCCAGAGCCTGAGGCCAGAGCAGAGTTCATATAA